The Syngnathoides biaculeatus isolate LvHL_M chromosome 6, ASM1980259v1, whole genome shotgun sequence genome has a window encoding:
- the LOC133501665 gene encoding BH3-interacting domain death agonist-like isoform X2: MDDLTKLASEQNATLVVLSFLQSDCSVGKEEYKKAVFSLGKELTQTWLSSYEEHYGDIECDGNLPISNAGSIDDLEPLVDFYWPGGEVEVRALQEVGARLREIADQLERSVVDQAARNLRRNVMSSPSEWLDLLKSEVHRAVMQGVGLEQLPQERVIVALSLTIVKQVCEHTPQLLRDLFNTALQYIRPPRAM; encoded by the exons ATGGATGATTTGACGAAGTTGGCCAGCGAACAAAACGCCACTTTGGTGGTGTTGAGCTTCCTCCAGTCGGACTGCAGCGTTGGTAAAGAGGAGTACAAGAAGGCCGTTTTCTCTTTGGGCAAAGAACTTACACAAACATGGTTGAGTAGTTATGAAGAACATTATGGAGACATTGAATGTGACGGAAACCTTCCCATTAGCAACGCAGGTTCAATCGACGACCTTGAGCCGTTAGTGGACTTTTACTGGCCTG GTGGTGAAGTCGAAGTGAGAGCCCTGCAGGAGGTTGGGGCCAGGCTGAGAGAAATCGCTGACCAACTTGAGCGGAGTGTTGTGGACCAGGCTGCCCGAAACCTGCGCAGGAATGTCATGTCCTCACCGAGCGAA TGGCTGGACCTTCTCAAAAGCGAAGTGCACAGGGCCGTGATGCAGGGGGTGGGCCTGGAGCAGCTGCCCCAGGAGAGAGTCATCGTGGCTCTCAGCCTCACAATTGTGAAGCAGGTCTGCGAACACACACCACAACTGCTCAGAGACCTCTTCAACACTGCGTTGCAGTATATCAGACCTCCGAGGGCAATGTGA
- the LOC133501665 gene encoding BH3-interacting domain death agonist-like isoform X1, producing the protein MDDLTKLASEQNATLVVLSFLQSDCSVGKEEYKKAVFSLGKELTQTWLSSYEEHYGDIECDGNLPISNAGSIDDLEPLVDFYWPGGEVEVRALQEVGARLREIADQLERSVVDQAARNLRRNVMSSPSEQWLDLLKSEVHRAVMQGVGLEQLPQERVIVALSLTIVKQVCEHTPQLLRDLFNTALQYIRPPRAM; encoded by the exons ATGGATGATTTGACGAAGTTGGCCAGCGAACAAAACGCCACTTTGGTGGTGTTGAGCTTCCTCCAGTCGGACTGCAGCGTTGGTAAAGAGGAGTACAAGAAGGCCGTTTTCTCTTTGGGCAAAGAACTTACACAAACATGGTTGAGTAGTTATGAAGAACATTATGGAGACATTGAATGTGACGGAAACCTTCCCATTAGCAACGCAGGTTCAATCGACGACCTTGAGCCGTTAGTGGACTTTTACTGGCCTG GTGGTGAAGTCGAAGTGAGAGCCCTGCAGGAGGTTGGGGCCAGGCTGAGAGAAATCGCTGACCAACTTGAGCGGAGTGTTGTGGACCAGGCTGCCCGAAACCTGCGCAGGAATGTCATGTCCTCACCGAGCGAA CAGTGGCTGGACCTTCTCAAAAGCGAAGTGCACAGGGCCGTGATGCAGGGGGTGGGCCTGGAGCAGCTGCCCCAGGAGAGAGTCATCGTGGCTCTCAGCCTCACAATTGTGAAGCAGGTCTGCGAACACACACCACAACTGCTCAGAGACCTCTTCAACACTGCGTTGCAGTATATCAGACCTCCGAGGGCAATGTGA